In Miscanthus floridulus cultivar M001 chromosome 8, ASM1932011v1, whole genome shotgun sequence, the sequence AACGAACAAGCCGGAGACaggacgcgccgccgccgctacaAGAGAAGCACGCTGACTGATCGGCATTAACCGGACGGCTGCCATGGAgatgccgccgcctcctcctcctccttttggCGGCCCCGCCGCCCCCGGTGGAGGCAAGCCTGACAGGAAGACGGTGGAGCGCAACCGCCGGAATCAGATGAACGCCCTCTATTCCCGCCTCGACACACTCGTCCGTGCCGGCAGCTCGCCGTCGTCTGCAGCCGCAGTTAGTGCTCATTCATCATcctacatatatatatcatcacCCATGCATGCATCTTTACGTACCAGTAGTTAATTAATAATTATATATTCGAATGAAATTCATGAAAGAAATGAGATCTCTTGCTCAAAAAAAGAAATGAAATCTCATGCATGATGGTATATGATCGTCgtacctgatcgatggatgtgtGTGCCTTTGTGTCGATATCAGGCGGTGCAGCGTAGGCCACCGGCGATGACTCGGCCGGACAGGCTGGAGGAAGCGGCGGCCTACATCAGGCAGACGACGGAGAGAGTGGAGAGGCTCAAGGAGAGGAAGCGGGAGCTGATGACGTCCGCAAGGGCTCCGTCGTCCcagggctccggctccggctccggctcctcctctgccGCTGGGGCCGCGGAGGTGGAGGTGCAGCACCTCGGGTCCGGCCTGCACGCCATCCTCGTCACCGGCGAGCCACCGAGCGAGGGGGCGTCGTTCCACCGCGCGGTGCGCGCCGTGGAGGAGGCCGGTGGCGAGGTTCAGAACGCCCACTTCTCTGTTGTCGGCGCTAGGGCCATCTACACCATCCACACGCTGGTAAGTCGTCCTCGATCATCGTCAATTAAATTTTTACGCATATGCATGCAGTTAACTCATTGAATCGAAACGTTATATTGCATTGTTCTTTCAATCTACGCATAGGCATGATTTCTTGTTTGATTTTGCAAACTTTCTTTCGAG encodes:
- the LOC136471499 gene encoding transcription factor bHLH162-like; this translates as MEMPPPPPPPFGGPAAPGGGKPDRKTVERNRRNQMNALYSRLDTLVRAGSSPSSAAAAVQRRPPAMTRPDRLEEAAAYIRQTTERVERLKERKRELMTSARAPSSQGSGSGSGSSSAAGAAEVEVQHLGSGLHAILVTGEPPSEGASFHRAVRAVEEAGGEVQNAHFSVVGARAIYTIHTLVADQGGIERVVQRLKAVLRGDA